The Ensifer adhaerens genome contains a region encoding:
- a CDS encoding ABC transporter substrate-binding protein, whose product MKHLRQLFTAAAASLMLAAPAYAETQLTVHYPMPGFFKDVMDTISKKFMEENPDIKITFANPSATYEEGIQTIMRQAGTGEMPDLTFIGLNRLRMVNERDIPVDLGPFIAKDGNMAEQGFSENILKLAQVGGKQVGLAFATSNPIMYYNADLVRKAGGDPENPPKTWDEVIALGGKIKALGDGNEGIDFRWQGDDWMFSALLFGAGGDMLAADESKVTFNGPEGQKAVEVLDRMVKEGGLPVLTKQAGEQAFVAGKIGFAFQTTGALRNTIKNVGDKFDLRTAHIPLLDPAKGRLPTGGNAVVILTRDAEKQEAAWKFAKFAAGPYGASVVVPGTGYVPNNELAAKSPDYLANFYKENPLFRAGLEQMPRMRPWYAFPGSNGVKVTQTIVENLSRIVEQTATPKEALDEAAAEVESLLPRS is encoded by the coding sequence ATGAAACATCTGAGACAGCTTTTCACCGCGGCTGCCGCATCGCTGATGCTCGCCGCACCCGCCTATGCCGAGACCCAGCTGACTGTTCACTACCCTATGCCCGGCTTCTTCAAGGACGTGATGGACACGATCTCGAAGAAGTTCATGGAAGAAAACCCGGATATCAAGATCACCTTCGCCAACCCATCGGCGACCTATGAGGAAGGCATCCAGACAATCATGCGTCAGGCCGGAACGGGCGAAATGCCCGATCTCACCTTCATCGGCCTTAATCGCCTGCGCATGGTCAACGAGCGCGATATCCCGGTCGACCTCGGCCCGTTCATCGCCAAGGACGGCAACATGGCCGAGCAGGGCTTTTCGGAGAACATCCTGAAGCTGGCCCAGGTGGGCGGCAAGCAGGTGGGCCTCGCCTTCGCCACCTCCAACCCGATCATGTATTACAACGCCGATCTGGTGCGCAAAGCCGGCGGCGATCCGGAAAACCCGCCGAAGACCTGGGACGAGGTGATCGCGCTCGGGGGCAAGATCAAGGCGCTCGGCGATGGCAACGAAGGCATCGACTTCCGCTGGCAGGGCGATGACTGGATGTTCTCCGCACTGCTGTTCGGCGCCGGCGGCGACATGCTGGCTGCTGACGAAAGCAAGGTGACCTTCAATGGCCCGGAGGGACAGAAGGCCGTCGAAGTGCTCGACCGCATGGTTAAGGAAGGTGGTCTGCCGGTCTTGACCAAGCAGGCTGGCGAACAGGCCTTCGTTGCCGGCAAGATCGGCTTTGCCTTCCAGACGACGGGCGCGCTGCGCAACACGATCAAGAATGTCGGCGACAAGTTCGACCTGCGCACCGCCCACATTCCGCTGCTCGACCCGGCAAAGGGCAGGCTGCCGACCGGCGGCAATGCCGTCGTCATCCTGACCCGCGACGCTGAAAAGCAGGAAGCTGCCTGGAAGTTTGCGAAGTTCGCCGCCGGCCCCTATGGCGCCTCGGTCGTCGTTCCTGGCACCGGCTACGTGCCGAACAACGAACTCGCCGCCAAGTCGCCCGACTATCTCGCCAACTTTTACAAGGAAAACCCGCTGTTCCGGGCCGGCCTCGAGCAGATGCCGCGCATGCGCCCGTGGTACGCCTTCCCGGGCAGCAACGGTGTGAAGGTGACGCAGACGATCGTCGAGAACCTCTCGCGCATCGTCGAGCAGACGGCGACGCCGAAGGAAGCGCTGGACGAGGCTGCCGCCGAGGTCGAAAGCCTGCTGCCGCGCAGCTGA
- a CDS encoding substrate-binding domain-containing protein, giving the protein MATLQQIAFHAGCSLATVSRVLTGEGPVSDEMVRRVRRAAAELGYRPPPAAGRTTNRNQPVVGVLVPSVTNPVFAASLAGIQHRLQAANHGVLIAQSNYDPALEARAVRSLLEQRPTGLILTLCDARTSEALSAALPPTVLLNNRPVARFAAAVTVDNYRAGFELTRHILAHGHRRIVVVTGHFHSSDRARLRYEGYCVAMRDAGVTPAEAVEIPFVNGYENLDLNAVVTRHRPTAIIASNDLLALGVIAALRREGLSVPDDVSVAGFDGIALGRLMSPALTTISMPDGDMGLAAAALLLDMAENASGCRHLTLDGRLYPGGTVRHL; this is encoded by the coding sequence ATGGCAACCTTGCAACAGATCGCCTTTCACGCCGGCTGCTCGCTGGCGACTGTCTCGCGCGTGCTCACCGGCGAAGGACCGGTCAGCGACGAGATGGTGCGACGCGTGCGCCGGGCAGCCGCCGAACTTGGTTACCGGCCGCCACCTGCTGCAGGTCGCACCACCAACCGCAACCAGCCGGTTGTCGGCGTACTGGTGCCGAGCGTCACCAACCCGGTCTTTGCCGCCTCGCTTGCCGGCATCCAGCATCGGCTGCAGGCGGCCAACCATGGCGTTCTGATCGCCCAGTCCAATTACGACCCGGCGCTGGAAGCCCGCGCCGTGCGCTCGTTGCTCGAACAGCGCCCGACCGGCCTGATCCTGACGCTCTGCGACGCCCGTACCAGCGAGGCGCTCTCGGCGGCACTGCCGCCGACGGTACTTCTCAACAACCGGCCCGTCGCCCGTTTCGCCGCCGCCGTCACCGTCGACAATTATCGCGCCGGCTTCGAGCTGACCCGCCATATCCTTGCACATGGGCACCGCCGCATTGTCGTCGTTACCGGCCACTTCCATTCCTCCGACCGGGCGCGCCTGCGCTACGAGGGATATTGCGTGGCGATGCGGGACGCCGGCGTAACGCCGGCCGAAGCAGTCGAAATCCCCTTTGTCAACGGTTATGAAAACCTCGACCTTAACGCCGTCGTTACGCGCCATCGGCCAACGGCGATCATCGCCTCCAATGATCTTCTCGCGCTCGGGGTCATCGCGGCCCTGCGCCGCGAGGGTCTGTCGGTGCCAGACGACGTCTCGGTCGCCGGCTTCGACGGCATTGCACTGGGACGGCTGATGAGCCCGGCGCTGACGACGATCTCGATGCCCGACGGCGACATGGGTTTGGCGGCCGCAGCGCTGCTGCTCGACATGGCCGAGAATGCCTCCGGCTGCCGTCATCTCACGCTCGACGGCCGGCTCTATCCCGGCGGGACCGTTCGGCATCTCTAG
- a CDS encoding substrate-binding domain-containing protein has product MRKFLSTTALAVIATSFWVGSASAETANPFRCQPGEKYVMNVMVSGVEYWFPVYEMFKQAGQQLGCETEYTGTPEYDVNKQIATFDQALAQNPAGILVHPMNSDPFIEPINRAIDQGTAVVTFAADSPLSKRVSFITSDNTREGTYAADAIAEKMGGKGEYAVLENPGQDNHDKRIAAFVARMAEKWPDMKLVGRAASNQDPNKAYQGLMSLIQANPNLGAVFMPEANSAIGAAQASKESGGKVLVMCADVNANILDMIKAGEVFGSINPNQGMQGYMGFMLLWLAKHPELIDPMNDAKRSGFNPMSIPVVDNGLSIVTAENADDFYWDKYLKRRGTKGIDE; this is encoded by the coding sequence GTGCGCAAATTTCTCAGCACGACCGCTCTGGCGGTCATTGCCACTTCGTTTTGGGTAGGTTCGGCAAGCGCCGAAACGGCGAACCCGTTTCGCTGCCAGCCCGGCGAAAAATACGTCATGAACGTCATGGTATCGGGCGTCGAATACTGGTTCCCGGTCTATGAGATGTTCAAGCAGGCCGGCCAGCAGCTTGGCTGCGAGACCGAATATACCGGCACGCCGGAATATGACGTCAACAAGCAGATCGCCACCTTCGACCAGGCGCTCGCCCAGAACCCGGCCGGCATCCTGGTGCATCCGATGAACTCCGATCCGTTCATCGAGCCGATCAACCGGGCGATCGATCAGGGTACCGCGGTCGTCACGTTTGCGGCGGACTCGCCGCTGTCGAAGCGCGTCTCCTTCATCACCTCGGACAACACCCGCGAAGGCACCTATGCCGCCGACGCGATCGCCGAGAAGATGGGCGGCAAGGGCGAATACGCAGTCCTGGAAAATCCGGGTCAGGACAATCACGACAAGCGCATCGCCGCCTTTGTCGCCCGCATGGCCGAGAAGTGGCCTGACATGAAGCTCGTCGGCCGCGCCGCCTCCAACCAAGATCCGAACAAGGCCTATCAGGGTCTGATGAGCCTCATCCAGGCCAATCCGAACCTCGGCGCCGTGTTCATGCCGGAAGCGAACTCCGCCATCGGTGCCGCTCAGGCGAGCAAGGAAAGCGGCGGCAAGGTGCTGGTCATGTGTGCCGACGTCAACGCCAACATCCTCGACATGATCAAGGCCGGCGAAGTCTTCGGTTCGATCAACCCGAACCAGGGTATGCAGGGCTACATGGGCTTCATGTTGCTCTGGCTCGCGAAACACCCGGAACTGATCGACCCGATGAACGACGCCAAGCGCTCGGGCTTCAACCCGATGAGTATCCCCGTCGTCGACAATGGTCTCTCCATTGTCACCGCCGAAAATGCCGATGACTTCTACTGGGACAAGTACCTGAAGCGTCGTGGTACCAAGGGTATCGACGAGTAA
- a CDS encoding sugar ABC transporter ATP-binding protein, which produces MAAQPVLEVRRVTKHFGAVKALTEVNFQLERGEIHALCGENGAGKSTLMNIIAGVLQPNDGEVLVDGAPVKIGSPAIAQTLGIGLVHQEIALCPDATVAENMFMAATNRRRSPLMNYGALEREARGVMNRLALIDVRRKVADLGISSQQLVEIAKALTLDCRVLILDEPTAALTEAEAQALFGIIRDLKAAGISIIYISHRMAEIFSLCDRVTVFRDGRHVVTEKIADVTPDDVVRRMVGREISQLYPPKQAPDARSGETILSVRNLSDGTRIDNVSFDLKRGEILGVGGLIGSGRTEIAEAICGLRARSKGEVALRGKVQRIGNYRDAVNAGIVYLSEDRKGSGVFVDLSIAQNISVLDLKTLTGPLGLLNSRAEADLARDFVRRLGVRMGGIDMPVSSLSGGNQQKVAIAKQLAVRPQVILMDEPTRGIDVGAKSEIHRLLRELAETGIGIVVISSELPELLGLCDRVLVIREGTIAGELDDADMSEEAVIRLASGVTQADGIVTGRTAHVA; this is translated from the coding sequence ATGGCAGCACAACCGGTTCTGGAGGTCCGGCGCGTCACCAAGCATTTCGGTGCGGTGAAGGCGTTGACGGAGGTGAATTTTCAGCTGGAGCGGGGAGAAATCCATGCGCTCTGCGGCGAGAATGGCGCGGGCAAGTCCACGCTGATGAACATCATTGCCGGCGTGCTGCAGCCGAACGACGGTGAAGTGCTGGTCGACGGCGCGCCGGTCAAAATCGGCTCGCCGGCGATCGCTCAGACGCTCGGCATCGGTCTGGTCCACCAGGAAATCGCGCTCTGCCCGGATGCGACGGTGGCGGAGAACATGTTCATGGCTGCCACCAACCGCCGCCGCTCGCCGCTGATGAACTACGGCGCGCTGGAGCGCGAGGCTCGAGGCGTGATGAACCGGCTTGCATTGATCGATGTTCGCCGCAAGGTCGCCGACCTCGGCATTTCCAGCCAGCAGCTTGTCGAGATAGCCAAGGCACTGACGCTCGATTGCCGCGTGTTGATCCTCGACGAGCCGACCGCGGCACTGACGGAGGCCGAAGCGCAGGCGCTGTTCGGCATTATTCGCGACCTCAAGGCCGCCGGTATTTCCATCATCTATATCAGCCACCGCATGGCCGAGATTTTCTCACTCTGCGACCGCGTCACGGTATTTCGCGACGGCCGCCATGTGGTGACGGAAAAGATCGCCGACGTGACGCCCGACGATGTCGTGCGCCGCATGGTCGGCCGCGAAATCAGCCAGCTCTATCCGCCGAAACAGGCGCCGGACGCGCGCTCGGGCGAGACCATTCTTTCGGTCCGCAATTTGAGCGACGGCACCCGGATCGACAATGTGTCCTTCGACCTGAAGCGCGGCGAGATCCTCGGGGTCGGCGGCCTGATCGGTTCGGGCCGCACCGAGATCGCCGAGGCGATCTGTGGCCTCAGAGCCAGGTCGAAAGGCGAGGTAGCGTTGCGCGGAAAGGTCCAGCGCATCGGCAACTACCGCGACGCCGTCAACGCCGGCATCGTCTACCTCTCCGAGGATCGCAAGGGTTCCGGCGTCTTCGTCGACCTTTCGATCGCGCAGAACATTTCGGTGCTTGATCTGAAAACGCTGACAGGCCCGCTCGGACTGCTGAATTCCAGGGCCGAGGCCGATCTGGCGCGTGATTTCGTCCGCCGCCTCGGCGTGCGTATGGGCGGCATCGACATGCCGGTGTCGTCGCTTTCCGGCGGCAACCAGCAGAAAGTTGCAATCGCCAAGCAGTTGGCCGTCCGACCCCAGGTGATCCTGATGGACGAGCCGACGCGCGGCATCGATGTCGGCGCGAAATCCGAGATCCACCGGCTGCTGCGCGAACTTGCGGAAACCGGTATCGGCATCGTCGTGATCTCGTCGGAGCTGCCGGAACTGCTCGGGCTCTGCGACCGGGTGCTGGTCATACGCGAGGGCACGATTGCAGGAGAGTTGGACGATGCGGATATGAGCGAGGAGGCGGTAATCCGCCTGGCGTCCGGCGTGACGCAGGCGGATGGGATCGTAACAGGCAGGACAGCACATGTCGCCTGA
- a CDS encoding ABC transporter permease encodes MAVDTMVATERQAPAWKRIGTMREAGLIAIILALGLVMSFASPHFLTFGNMRAMLMSFSVEGIVVVGMTILLIVGGIDLAVGSVVCFAMVLAGSLFLAGVDPWTASLVGILASSMIGMIMGFFVTVVGLNHFITSLAAMVIVRGLCLVITKGTPLSLFTLPASFKAVGQGTFHGVPYVILIFVAVVILFDFLLRRATAFRKVFYTGSNEKAALYSGIKTKQVKFWVTVLCSTLAGVAGVIYMSRFGAATPTFGVGMELNIIAAAVIGGASLNGGSGTILGAILGIALLSVVTSSLILLDVSVYWQDMIKGCILLAAVSIDHLLHKRKAA; translated from the coding sequence ATGGCAGTGGATACGATGGTTGCAACCGAGAGGCAGGCGCCGGCCTGGAAACGCATCGGCACGATGCGCGAGGCAGGGTTGATCGCGATCATCCTGGCGCTTGGGCTCGTCATGAGCTTTGCCTCGCCGCACTTCCTCACCTTCGGTAACATGCGCGCCATGCTGATGAGCTTTTCGGTCGAAGGCATCGTCGTCGTCGGCATGACGATCCTCTTGATCGTCGGCGGCATCGACCTTGCGGTCGGCTCGGTCGTCTGCTTCGCCATGGTGCTGGCTGGCTCGCTGTTTCTTGCCGGCGTCGATCCCTGGACGGCCTCGCTGGTCGGCATTCTCGCCAGTAGCATGATCGGCATGATCATGGGCTTCTTCGTCACCGTCGTCGGGCTCAACCACTTCATCACGTCGCTGGCGGCGATGGTCATCGTGCGCGGACTTTGCCTGGTCATCACCAAGGGCACGCCGCTGTCGCTCTTCACCCTGCCGGCGTCGTTCAAGGCGGTGGGACAGGGCACCTTCCACGGCGTGCCCTACGTCATCCTGATCTTCGTCGCTGTCGTCATCCTGTTCGATTTCCTGCTGCGCCGGGCGACCGCCTTTCGCAAGGTGTTCTACACCGGCAGCAACGAGAAGGCGGCGCTCTATTCTGGCATCAAGACCAAGCAGGTGAAGTTCTGGGTGACGGTGCTCTGCTCGACGCTCGCGGGTGTCGCCGGCGTCATCTACATGTCGCGCTTCGGGGCCGCGACGCCGACCTTCGGTGTGGGCATGGAGCTCAACATCATCGCTGCGGCCGTCATCGGCGGCGCCTCGCTCAACGGCGGCTCGGGCACCATCCTCGGCGCCATTCTCGGCATTGCGCTTCTTTCGGTCGTCACCAGTTCGTTGATCCTGCTCGACGTGTCCGTCTATTGGCAGGACATGATCAAAGGCTGCATTCTCTTGGCTGCCGTTTCCATCGACCACTTGCTGCACAAGCGGAAAGCCGCCTGA